The genomic DNA TCTCCCCGGACGTTACTATTGACGTGTTTCGAAGTGTGCTGTCTTTTCCTACGCTTGTGTCGTTTCAAAAAGGTTCTTGTTGGTTGTTTTGAGcgcttttttgaacaaaaaaatggaactacGTAGCTCATTGAATTTCATTTCCGCACATAATGGTACCTGCCAGAAGCTCATCAAATGGGCTCCTGTACCTGCCAAACTCTCATAAACAATATAAACCTCACTTAGGCAGCTTTACTTGTATTCGTTTTCTGTTATTTCtctcccttccccttttaacaaCCCCGGGGGATGCGTACAAAGCCCCGTTAGGGAAGAACGGGGGGCGCGAAGGAGACACGCAAGGGCTgtctcgcgtgtctccctcgcgcgccccgttctttcttgcgcttgttacttccaagcgcctgctacgcagactACATTTCTTATCTTGTTGGGATCTCGAGGTTTTGCATATAATATTTCAGTATCCCAACAAGCGACAAATTAGCTTCCTGAAACCTGACTATCAcgtttttgtatcttttttctTGATGATATCATCtacaatttcttcttccttttcatcGAGAAATACCTGCTTTTGAGGGTTTGACTGGACGATCGAAATCTTTCTTTTACAACTACACTGTTCAAAACTTGCAATAAACTTACAGCTCTGAACCCCGGGCTCTGAACAACCGCAAGCAATATTATAGTAATTGCTTCAAATTTCCGCCGCcattaattatttaaatttcctgactttttaaaacgacatagaaagaaaaaattattctcGCAGGTTAATTTTAATTACTGTCTTGAGAGTTCCAGAGCTGCTTTCTCCAATTTTGATCAACATTACGCAAATTTTATTAAACTAAACTTAGGCATAATTTCAACTTCCGCTAAATATCTATTTCACAAAACCTGAGAAAGCAGAgataaaaaaaccaaaaaagaattgtttttaGAAGAATCCCGACCATAGTGGAACGAAACGAAGCTGAAATATTGGGAAATTAGATAAGCTATAAACATCTTTTTGAAAACTGCTTGGAAACATTTTTTGAGCGATGACGCGATGTCAATGAAAACAGGAACAGAAGTAAACTACTATCAGCTCTATCGACAATAAATACAGTTTTTCTAAAGACACGTAATTGTCATAACCCTATAAATTGAATACGTGAGTATTTGCTGTGCTTTTAAAGTCCTCACCTAAACTTATATTTTTAGCTATATTTGAGTCCCTGTCgccgaaaatttttttaaaatttgaagtcCAATAAATTCAAACTTACTATCTGAAGAAACAAATACCCGATATTTCAATACATGACCAATGTAGGTAAGGAAAACCAAGAAGAAAATGTCTTATGAATAAGACGTTGCAAAATAATTCTCTCTTCAGTAAAACTTTTATGAGGCACTGGGTCAGAAGGATATAACGGAAAGAGATTTAGCACAGACTCTAAAAACCTTACCTCAGAAACCCTTGAGTCTTTCGGAGGCTTATGGCATTGACGTTCACATTCTTGAAAGTAAGTAGAGTTTGGATAAACATTGCATTTTCCAACGGTAAAACACAACACAATCCACGCAAATGCAAGCACCAGCTGAGTTTTGAGCTCAATCATGGCAAAGTCAGGAGTGTCTCGTAAAAAACATCTCGCGGCAATGATATATCTCGGTTTTTAACTGAGGAAGTTGATTTGAAAATGCAAAGCCGTCAAAACACACACAGTATTAAAGTGGGGTCAGGCTGCACTCGACACGGGAAGTCTAAACTGTATAATCATATGCGGTGGATGTTATTTTCCTAGTTCAAGTTTGACAGCGTCGTGTGACATGATTTCCGgcaatgtttcttttttggacAAGAAAACTGCAGCTTTTATCAGATATTCACTAAAACTGCATGAAAGACCCACCCGCTATTTCATCCGTCTTCCGGTAAATAGTCAATTTCAGTTTTGCACCACAAGGgcgaggggggaggggaagggagtCACTGGTATCCACATCTCTAACCTTGTCACCTTGCATTCCCAACTCTCGTCCCTTTTTCCCTAGCTTCTCCCTTTAGTCCTATTTTGATTACTAAATCTTAAGCATTGTTGCGTAATTTCCCCCTATTTCTCCCACTTCCCGCCCTTTTAGAACTCCCAATTGCTGCCCTTTCTTTCTGTACCCCTCCCGGCCCCTAATCTCCCGACCCCTGTCCTCCGTGACGCGTCGAAATTGCTTTTTAAAATGCATGAATTTCATTCACCGTCATAAATGCTTTTAGTATGAGAGGTGCATCAGTCGCTAAACCTAAAATGTGATGGAAAAATCTCATCTCAAACCGTTTGGAATAACGTTCTTCCACAGAGATACCCCCCGGCCCAAGGGTCAGAGATCTTTTGTTTCTACCTAGCTTTcatttttgtcagtttttctttttcgcatCGTTAAACGATTGCGAAAATTAAATACACTCCATTGTGTGAACATGAAACTGTAGCTGGGTAATTCATGCaataaattaccgaaatacTCCAAAAATAAATGACAGATAAATGTGTTTTCCTCAGTCGAAGTGGCTTTCTTCCGGCTTCAATTTAACTACAAGGGTTACACACTCATTTTTCATCCCGAGATGTATCTTAAATTGAATATCAGCTGGTCGACGAGTCGGTATTACCGGTATGCTGTGAAAAGACCTTTTCATTCCCTTCTCGCTTTAAGCGTCCCGTAACTGTGGCCTTTTCGACCTACAATACAAAAGCAACGAAACTGCGCCTAAAAAGACCCAATTCTCATACAAGTGCATTTCTCGGCGGTATCACCTTATTGTCACACACTTCTCTGTGTGTACTCTCTAACTATTTTTAAGTGCTAGGAATGAAACTGGTGAAATTCAGTGTTGACTAGCAACCTTAACAGTCCGTGTCACGTACCAGGCATGTAGCTATAAATGCCTTGTTCTTCCCATTCATAGTCATGTGATTACAGGAAGCCCACAAATTCTGTTTTTGTAACCGTTTGTAAATTAATAATGAATGTGCTGGATTTACCgactgctttattttttagcGATATATCACATAATTCACGCAGGGTCACTTCTAGTggcatttcttctttttcttctgctTCTGTAAGAGGAAAGTCTTCTTCTTCTGCGTCTTCGTCGTGTTGTTCTTGTCCTTATTACTTAAACCTTGACTTTTCTATACATGCTGCGTGAGGCCTCTGCTGCGTCGCCCTAGAAAAATTCGAAGACACGCTCACAATCGATATTCGGACAAATTGAAGACGACTCCTAAAATTTCGGTTAAGGAATAAGCTCGTTAGGTAATCTTACGTTTTCGTGAAACTTTCACTGTATGCTGCTATTTTCGGGAAGGGCGAAAAAAAGCCCTTAAAAATTCGCGAGGTCTTAACATCTTCTAGAACGACCGAACAGATGAGACTTTTTTTAGCGACGCGAGTTATTCAGTTATTTAGCTGTTAAAGCACTCCAGGAAGCTTAAAGAGGCATTTCAGAACATTTTGGAGAAAACGGTCTTCCCTGATACCCCGGTGGaaggagcggggggggggggggggggcggtggtgGGGTGCCCTATTCCACCACTTACACATCGTCCCATAATTAAAACGTACGTCTTAATGCAAATGCACAGTTAAGAAGAAGCGGGtcgggggtgggggcgggggggagcgGCAGGAGAGGGGGACGGAGCGGTACAATGGAATGATGTGGAAAAGGCGAATGTAAAAACGAGGTTTTTTGAATGAGAACAGAAAACCATTTTCCTATCGAAGAATTACCTCTTTTATGCCGTCATTTTGGTGTGACAAGCAAATAGCTTATTTACCACTTTCAAATTGACCGCTTGAGTTAAAACGGTACGGGGCAGGGTGGATaaaacctttatccgccctggtacGGGGGGTAAATCGATCTCAGGAAATAAACGATATTTCCTACCTGACATCTAGCAGGCCAGCTGGGACCCCATGATAAGGGAACAAAGATAACTAGACAGGTCTAGATCACCAGTCGGGAGCGGAATTAGTTTATCTTTATCTTAGAGCGTGGCAACAAAAACATTACATAATTTGACATTTGCAGTCAAACACCATCAAGGTTAATTTTGATCAAGAGAAACGAAATGTAGTTCGAGTTGGAGGGGAATTCGAGCTATCCAAGTTCGAGTAAAAGTGACTGAAAACTAGGGCCTGAAATCCAAGGAAAATGGGACTTGcggggagttcgagttaccggggtcCTACTGTATTACGCCTTAGCTTCTAGGCGGCTTTGATCGTGCACGGCTTTTTTTCCTAGTGGTGGGCAGACCTGTGATCCCTGAGTGCTATTTCTTATAGAATAACAAATATAAGGATTGATTAAAACCACTCCAAATTCAAGTGCgttagagaaagagaaagattcGAGCGCAGACAGCGGAAATCAATTCTAATCATGAGAATATTAACCTTTATCTTCTTTTGTTCTAATCTAGCTAATGCGTCTTGACGAATGCTGCTTCCTGTATGACTGAGATATTGGTCTGGGTTTAAGCACAAGGAACGCACAGGAAATCGTGGCCACCTGTATgtaatttagagaaaatgcatGGGAATATCGAAAAGGTTCATACTATCGCAAAATAACACGATGaataataacattttaaaaaatgaatcatcggataatgcaattctagagctctgattggctaagccATCAtagtatatgagccattataccatgctctccaaatatggtacctgtaagcgtctgctcaaaattaaaaacaagctgaaaattggttgtttactttttacaaataaagtcgggaagaattctcgatattttgtgggttttttaaataaaacagttattgcattcgcgcttgttggatatgagatgattatagccaactcgctcatatccaacgcgcactcctggaataattgttaaagaaCACCATACACGTATTGTTACCTGACATGTTTTGTATTGTCATTCTTATAGCTAAAAACGGGGATTTTTGGCTGTTTGACCGGTGCGTTGGACATTTACCTTTGCAAGTGTGGTTTGGAAACCCTGCGTGGTTTAAGTTGCATAACTGCATGTGTTTTTGTAACCTTGTTCGcatctaagggcctgtttacgtggaggtggggggaccccaggtaggtgaggtaacccgcttaggtgggctaacccgcctgtccatataatctcttattttaagttgatcacgtttacataaTAGATGGGGTGATcatatgagagattatatggacagacgggttaccccacctaagcgggttacctcacctacctacctggggtcccccacctccatgtaaacaggccctaagacaCGCGAAATTTTTCTTCTAACCAGAAACGTCAATTAAAGGAACTTTAATCGGTCAAGTTCGCGAAATAAGATGACCCGACGAAGGACAGTTGTCAAGGAACAAAGGAGCTTGTCACttgacaaaaaatttaaaattttaggcCTCCACGGGTCCGGAAAATTTTTGACCGGACGAATTCTTTACCTTCCCGTTTACACAAAACCGTCCAAATTCTGTTACAGGTTGCAGTACTGTCTGCCGTTCAAAACTGGCACGGTACCGCGTGTTCTGTGTAAACGAAAGGCGGATCCGTGCAAGTTTTTCTCCGTTCAAAAACGTTTCCGGACTCGTACGCGTGTAAACGGGGTCTTAACATGCCGATAGATAACTGAAAGGATTAACATGGTTTTCGTTAATTCCTTTTATCTTTCTTTCCTTCATAGTTTGCGTTTGTCCCacgcagaaaaaaaattatcatcaaGTTTCATTTCATGGGCATGATCCCGGAAATAAAGTCAACCTTTCTCAGAAAGTTATCTTTTTCCGTAGACAACGAGAAGGTGGggcgcgtctcgcctttctcgcgtggggagattttcacgcgcgctcgcgtttcgctcgctctactatccctgagaaaAAATTGGGACTACTCGTAGTATATCTTTTTCGGTGAATTAAGACCATGTGGGGACAAAAATTAGGAAGGGACATCAAACTGAAGAGTCAGAAAATGATAACTTTGAATATTTTCTTGCTATCCCTTCCCCGCCCCCCCGCCCACCTCTCCCCTTGCCGTCCTGCGGGCCAATAGGAAGCGAGCAGGGAAGCGAGCAAAGCTGGAGACATGGCTGGATTGTAAGGATAGAAGGTGATTACTGCTCGGTATTATAGGAATTTATATCTAAGGAAGTATCTATTCTAAGTTCTAAGTTGTCAGGTAGTCAACAAATCAGAGTTGTtgttctgataaaaaaaaatcatgtttaaTCATAGTAGAACAGCTACCACTTTAAACGTCACTGGAGGTGTAGTCTGTACATAACGTACGAGCTgcagactgcaaaacagtcggttttttccgAAACTCCATTGGTTCTGCATCCAAAGCACCGGCGTGAAATTTTCACTCAAAGCACGTGGGCCTCACACGTCCGTAAAGCGTGTGTGGCGAGAACGGAAAACGTAGAAAACGTATTTTTCGCGTCTCTCTCCAATCTCACCCTCCGTTTTAAACCTCACCCTAGGTCTTTCCTTTGACCGCTCTTGAGCGCGTTATTAACCTTGGCAAAAATATGGGCTATTTTGCAGTCTATGTGAGCTGCTGTACGATTACGCAATATAGGTATCAGAGAATTCGAAATAGGAGTGTCATTTTAATACTAGAAAACCAATCATACTCGGACATCTCTGATAGGATATATAGTCTTGCGGCGAAGTCTAACCCAGTACGAACATCAGCGGTGTGTTAATTGTAAAATAGTCTCTGTGTCTCTGTGCTAAACCAACACCCTCAATGACAGAGAACACACCGCGTACACCCACAACTGGGCCTCAAGTATAATGCATTACGAAATGAACTGAGGGTCAAGTACAAACTCAGTCGTCACAATGTGTTCAGTTATGCATGGTGTTATGGAGTCTCCGTCGGTGAGGGTTCACAAGCGCACATCTTGTGATTTATACTTGTACTGACATCAAACCATTGAGTTACTGCCATCTCCTGCTAATCTACCCACTACCTAAACATGAAACAACAAGGGTGTGATTAATTAAAGGTGCTGGTCAACCTGAAAAGTAACCTCTCATGTAGCCTGAGTATGTGGcgtttctgagggagggggggggaaggagaaataaaaatctcCTTTCCTCTAACCCCTAAGGAAGACCTGACATTCAGGCTACATCTCATGGGAAAGTATACACCTCATGTAGGCTCCAGGGTATTCATTAGGCATCGGAGATCGGAGAATTCTTCGTTTACTGCGCATAATTCTCCGGCAAACGTTTGGTAGCCTATGACTATTTTATATTTAGACGAGGAGCCTCTTTCAAACTATTCTCCTTTTTCCTACCACTAAAATTCTTACTAGGCAATGAAAACCCTGAGCCTGCGAGCGAGCTCTCAAAAGTAAGGCAAAACGAGCCGCGTGAGAATGCGCGACCATCttgcgtgacttctcgcgactcccctaaatggagagcttgctcacaggcttgGGGAACTGCCGCCCCAatattggaaagcgagaagacgctggggacgaggttggggaaAGCAAAAACCAAGagttaaaaaattcaaaataaatggATGGCTAAGCAGACTGGCAGATGACTCAACATTCAGCCATATAGCGATTTGGTACATAAAGCTGCAGTCAACTTTTAAATCTACAAACaccaataatatttttttttttgcacgacATCAGCCTTGAGGTATCCATCAGCTTGAAATTCTGAGATCCAAACACCAGTAGTTTTTTTGTCAAGATAATGAATAATCAAAAAAAGAACTACGAAATTAATACAAGaaatacataaacaaaatcTGACCTTTGGTTGAACAAGATGTCCCTACATGACATTGTTtactaaatttttaaaaaaaagttaagacagaatccatctAAAAATTGAGTCATTGCAATGTTCAGTGGATAAAAACCTGGTACTAGAATAATTGAAAGCATataatattgcattcttttttttttacatttttcaagggctatagatgtaattagttttctgcaataacaccaaagaaaatttcttaagaGAGccagagaaaatgaatgtcaaatttcacaaaatgacatcttacacatgaaattttcagaattttacctgtgtttcaCAATTCTTAAGAAATGTGACATTTGTTTTCTCGAGCTCCCATGGGAAATTGTCTTTgctgttattacagataacttatTACGTCTATAGGctttgaaaagtgtaaaaaagaatgcaatactgtttaaattattccggtacaaagtttttgtccgctgaaaattaaaaattactcaatttcctagtggattccgttttttgcatcaattgaattccaaaaataatggtccagttttgtttcttattttgttattaGGCATTGACACTGCTTCCTGTCAACTGTTGCAACGGATGACATTACATACCTGACTTATTCCTGGAAAGTTCAGTACATTTCCAATTATTGGTACTCTTCTTAAAAAGTTAATTACAACAGGAAAAAATCCGCTgaggaaaaaaacagaagatgtTACCATGTTATAGTTATAAAAAAGTACTTTACACATGCACAATAGTTAGTTCTCTAGTGAAAGGGCTTTTGGTAGGCTagcatgaaaaatttcaaattgtAAGCCACAGATTTTACAGATCTcaagcaggagcccataacccggagcgttcAACTGCCATAAATTTCTTGCAACGGCGTTTTTAcaagtgagtttatttttagataagcttcTCCCGTGAAAAATAACTGTTCCACGAGGTCAATTCCTCCATTTGCTCGTCATTTAGACTGTTAGTACCTCGCTTGGACGTTTTCACAGTCGGCTATTTCGAAGATGATTTCGATTTAATTCCCTTTGCGTGAATTTTGCAAATTTGGCTAGGTTTTGCAAATCTTGCTCTGAACTGCTAGTTTCCGTGTAAATACTGAAATTGTTGCTTGAAGTACTGTCCGAAGACTCCTCTGAAGATTCCTCACGAAtgtctgccttttttttttcaatgaggaGTTGTCCTAGTTACATATTAAATGTTTATCATTTATGACACAATTGCTAGTGATTGGCTTTTTGAAAGCAATTCGCTGGAAaggcttatctaaaaataaacctactAGTGAAAATGCCGTTGCATAGGCGCAGTATGGAAGTTagacgctccgggttatgggctcctgtctcAAGTTAACCCATTGTCCCATGAACCACCCGTAACCACCCATGTGGATCCACATCCCTTCTTCCGCATCTGACATCATCAGTTTCAATGGTAAAGGACAACTTACACCATACCAGAGTGAGCACAATTTAGTCAAGGAGGCCagagaaaaggcaaaaaaccatgtaatgTGAGTTGACCCAAAAATttcatgaaaatcttgttccactacccacctacctctcCTTTCATCATTATCCTAAGATCCTACAAGCTTTCCCAAAAACTTTTCCCAGCAAAATGATGCCTACTAAATTCCcggcaaaagaaaagaaaatgaggcaagaaaagaaaaagaagaggggaggagagaaagtgaaaaaataagtcaaaactgctgtgtcactttttaaacccaaaaactatctagAAATTTTCCTCTCTGTAAATTGTACAAATCTGTAAACCTGGTCCCAGTTGTGGAGGCAGCGTGgacgagtggtcagcgcgtcggactcaCAATCCAGTGGTCTGggttcaagtcccgctctggccgcttgctggatttgttcttggtcgtCCCGAgctcaaatcctcggccacacttgtaaatagccaactggctGCCCCCAGCCAGTTGGGGTTTTAATTCCTGTTATGCTGTATTTGAATGATTTGTTTTCTAAGTATTTACGGATTGTAAAGTGCTTTGGATCACTAAGAGAAAGGCGCTATCTAAgcgtatattattattattattattattattattattattattattattattattattagttgttcaaaaggtggataacgctatccatcaTATAACTCTCTCTCCACTGGATAGcacaattggttttcctaatacttatcactggacagtgatttatccagtggacagTGCTATCCGTCTTTTGAACAACAAGGACCAGATGTGAATACgaattacagtcaagccaggtcaagcgtaccccccaagaccATTAATGAATTATTATTCGAAATttgaatccgttggtagttgtacATATCAGATTCATCTCTACATTCTTGCATGTGTACCACCTCAGTtaccctgaatttgatgtaaatgtcttttaggaaatttaatccattcaaagattttcaatctgaccaaatacagagaagttctcaaaagattcactgctcattacgcatgcaggaatgcccatttgaatttgacactagttaTGGAAACCACTGacggattcattttttaaataatcaattcatttatagaatcttggggggtacgcttgacctgccttgactgtaCAGAATCAAACTCAATGTCtaagattttacaaaaaaagcaCATCACTTAcctaaacaaaagaacaaatcCATAAGTTTCTATAATCATGCCTATAAGTGGCCACCCAAATAGAACAACCATCACTCCACCAAGGAAACAGGAGCTGCCTTTAAGCTTGTGTTTTTGGAAGAAAAATCTAAAAGTTCTTTCTAATCCAATTACCAATGCTAAGCCAGAGATGAACAGTATCTGAAAATACAGTACCACAAAATTTTTGGTGTACAAGTTGAAAAGTTTACAGTCACATGGGCATGAAGCAGTTTTTTAGGTGCATTATCAgcaacaaagcaaaataaaattaatgtaaacaaTAACTTCACCACTTCATGCTTTTGCCATCCTTTTCACCACTGAGGTCTCATTTTATAACACAAACATTTCTCATAATAAAGGAATTTCTTGACACTTTGAAAGCTAATACACTCTCTAATGCACAATTATAAACTTTGATGATTTGGGCCAAAGGGCTGGGCGATCTGAAGGATTCACTCATTACCTCAATAACAACCAACCATTATTAAGTTTATAACCAGCCACCACAAATACACAAACAAC from Porites lutea chromosome 6, jaPorLute2.1, whole genome shotgun sequence includes the following:
- the LOC140940212 gene encoding vesicle transport protein GOT1B-like; protein product: MLPITDYQKIGIGVSGFGVFFLFLGVLFFFDKGLLAIGNILFISGLALVIGLERTFRFFFQKHKLKGSSCFLGGVMVVLFGWPLIGMIIETYGFVLLFSGFFPVVINFLRRVPIIGNVLNFPGISQVVGRLAGDGSNSMV